From the genome of Globicephala melas chromosome 16, mGloMel1.2, whole genome shotgun sequence, one region includes:
- the UROS gene encoding uroporphyrinogen-III synthase isoform X3 — MSPPFRAHPLQAEGVEGHEEPRSGVSVNPTAPGGFHGLDTLRVKSIWGPIFAFSSSFHPFSAFPRFSLPFAQWFDPCPPGIRGSWVSVRMRELQLSEAGAPRPLARVLVLGARGGPSPWQRRPRGEGAALPAGSSRSFTACWWEPCDSAPTGRLPSASPARRAPRKDCQAIMKVLLLKDPKEDDCGQDPYIRELGLYGLEATLIPVLSFEFWSLPSFLEKLSHPEGYGGLIFTSPRAVEAVELCLEKDNKTEVWRKSLQEKWNAKSVYVVGNATASLVNKIGLHTEGENCGNAEKLAEYICSRAGPEKVAHPPLPRGPGPLELRQGMAEGLPRFPVGSPFSPFLLRTILFPLSWVTVCAVLTSRTRRSWVVSVFLTRPLPRLIWSSLPSTAGCTVQYGSQEPHVPI, encoded by the exons ATGAGCCCGCCCTTCCGGGCCCACCCATTACAAGCGGAGGGGGTAGAAGGTCACGAAGAACCTCGGAGCGGAGTCAGCGTCAACCCCACTGCCCCTGGTGGATTCCACGGCCTTGATACCTTAAGAGTCAAGTCAATCTGGGGTCCCatctttgccttttcttcctccttccatccATTCTCAGCCTTTCCAAGGTTCTCTCTCCCCTTCGCGCAGTGGTTCGACCCATGTCCGCCAGGTATCAGGGGGTCCTGGGTGTCGGTGCGCATGCGTGAGCTCCAGCTGAGCGAGGCCGGGGCTCCAAGACCCCTGGCGCGAGTGCTGGTGCTTGGGGCCCGGGGAGGGCCGTCGCCATGGCAGCGCCGGCCACGCGGTGAGGGTGCCGCCCTCCCGGCTGGTAGCTCCCGCAGCTTCACTGCCTGCTGGTGGGAACCGTGCGATTCCGCCCCGACTGGGCGCCTGCCGAGTGCCTCACCAGCCAGACGAG CACCCCGTAAAGACTGCCAGGCAATAATGAAGGTTCTTTTACTGAAAGACCCTAAGGAGGACGACTGTGGCCAGGATCCCTACATCAGG GAATTAGGATTATATGGACTCGAAGCCACTTTGATCCCTGTTTTATCATTTGAGTTTTGGTCTCTTCCCAGTTTTTTGGAGAAG CTGTCTCACCCTGAAGGTTACGGGGGCCTCATTTTTACCAGCCCCAGAGCAGTGGAAGCAGTGGAGCTATGTTTGGAGAAAGACAATAAAACCGAAG TCTGGAGAAAGTCTCTGCAAGAAAAATGGAATGCTAAGTCAGTGTATGTGGTGGGAAATGCTACTGCTTCTCTAG tGAATAAAATTGGCCTGCATACAGAAGGAGAAAACTGTGGAAATGCAGAAAAGCTTGCAGAGTACATTTGTTCTA GAGCTGGACCTGAAAAAGTCGCACATCCTCCACTTCCCCGTGGACCAGGCCCCCTGGAGCTCAGGCAGGGGATGgcagagggacttcccaggtTCCCAGTtggctctcctttctccccttttcttttaagaactattttatttcctctttcctggGTCACTGTATGCGCTGTGTTAACATCGAGGACGAGACGTTCCTGGGTGGTCAGCGTGTTCCTGACGCGCCCCCTGCCTCGCCTCATTTGGTCCTCACTACCGTCCACTGCAGGCTGCACAGTCCAGTATGGCAGCCAGGAGCCACATGTgcctatttaa
- the UROS gene encoding uroporphyrinogen-III synthase isoform X2 produces the protein MSPPFRAHPLQAEGVEGHEEPRSGVSVNPTAPGGFHGLDTLRVKSIWGPIFAFSSSFHPFSAFPRFSLPFAQWFDPCPPGIRGSWVSVRMRELQLSEAGAPRPLARVLVLGARGGPSPWQRRPRGEGAALPAGSSRSFTACWWEPCDSAPTGRLPSASPARRAPRKDCQAIMKVLLLKDPKEDDCGQDPYIRELGLYGLEATLIPVLSFEFWSLPSFLEKLSHPEGYGGLIFTSPRAVEAVELCLEKDNKTEVWRKSLQEKWNAKSVYVVGNATASLVNKIGLHTEGENCGNAEKLAEYICSRESSALPLLFPCGTLKREILPKMLKDKAPGGLFRECPAAPGGLHYLCPAVCSRGSEVCLLACVLIVSRDSRGELNRLPDDPTPRDPGEPQQLLFPAGHSRQHHVFQSLWPDTQSQAYSRVIW, from the exons ATGAGCCCGCCCTTCCGGGCCCACCCATTACAAGCGGAGGGGGTAGAAGGTCACGAAGAACCTCGGAGCGGAGTCAGCGTCAACCCCACTGCCCCTGGTGGATTCCACGGCCTTGATACCTTAAGAGTCAAGTCAATCTGGGGTCCCatctttgccttttcttcctccttccatccATTCTCAGCCTTTCCAAGGTTCTCTCTCCCCTTCGCGCAGTGGTTCGACCCATGTCCGCCAGGTATCAGGGGGTCCTGGGTGTCGGTGCGCATGCGTGAGCTCCAGCTGAGCGAGGCCGGGGCTCCAAGACCCCTGGCGCGAGTGCTGGTGCTTGGGGCCCGGGGAGGGCCGTCGCCATGGCAGCGCCGGCCACGCGGTGAGGGTGCCGCCCTCCCGGCTGGTAGCTCCCGCAGCTTCACTGCCTGCTGGTGGGAACCGTGCGATTCCGCCCCGACTGGGCGCCTGCCGAGTGCCTCACCAGCCAGACGAG CACCCCGTAAAGACTGCCAGGCAATAATGAAGGTTCTTTTACTGAAAGACCCTAAGGAGGACGACTGTGGCCAGGATCCCTACATCAGG GAATTAGGATTATATGGACTCGAAGCCACTTTGATCCCTGTTTTATCATTTGAGTTTTGGTCTCTTCCCAGTTTTTTGGAGAAG CTGTCTCACCCTGAAGGTTACGGGGGCCTCATTTTTACCAGCCCCAGAGCAGTGGAAGCAGTGGAGCTATGTTTGGAGAAAGACAATAAAACCGAAG TCTGGAGAAAGTCTCTGCAAGAAAAATGGAATGCTAAGTCAGTGTATGTGGTGGGAAATGCTACTGCTTCTCTAG tGAATAAAATTGGCCTGCATACAGAAGGAGAAAACTGTGGAAATGCAGAAAAGCTTGCAGAGTACATTTGTTCTA GGGAGTCGTCAGCACTGCCTCTTCTGTTTCCCTGTGGAACCCTCAAAAGAGAAATCCTGCCGAAAATGCTCAAGGACAAAG CTCCCGGCGGCTTGTTCCGGGAGTGTCCTGCAGCACCGGGCGGTCTCCACTACCTGTGCCCCGCAGTGTGTTCCCGGGGCAGTGAAGTCTGTCTTCTGGCTTGTGTCCTGATTGTGTCCAGGGATTCCCGTGGAGAGCTTAACCGTCTACCAGACGATCCCACACCCAGGGATCCAGGGGAACCTCAACAGCTACTATTCCCAGCAG GGCATTCCCGCCAGCATCACGTTTTTCAGTCCCTCTGGCCTGACACACAGTCTCAAGCATATTCAAGAGTTATCTGGTGA
- the UROS gene encoding uroporphyrinogen-III synthase isoform X1 — protein sequence MSPPFRAHPLQAEGVEGHEEPRSGVSVNPTAPGGFHGLDTLRVKSIWGPIFAFSSSFHPFSAFPRFSLPFAQWFDPCPPGIRGSWVSVRMRELQLSEAGAPRPLARVLVLGARGGPSPWQRRPRGEGAALPAGSSRSFTACWWEPCDSAPTGRLPSASPARRAPRKDCQAIMKVLLLKDPKEDDCGQDPYIRELGLYGLEATLIPVLSFEFWSLPSFLEKLSHPEGYGGLIFTSPRAVEAVELCLEKDNKTEVWRKSLQEKWNAKSVYVVGNATASLVNKIGLHTEGENCGNAEKLAEYICSRESSALPLLFPCGTLKREILPKMLKDKGIPVESLTVYQTIPHPGIQGNLNSYYSQQGIPASITFFSPSGLTHSLKHIQELSGDNIDQIKFVAIGPTTAHALAAQGLPVSCTAESPTPQALAAGIRTALQSHGC from the exons ATGAGCCCGCCCTTCCGGGCCCACCCATTACAAGCGGAGGGGGTAGAAGGTCACGAAGAACCTCGGAGCGGAGTCAGCGTCAACCCCACTGCCCCTGGTGGATTCCACGGCCTTGATACCTTAAGAGTCAAGTCAATCTGGGGTCCCatctttgccttttcttcctccttccatccATTCTCAGCCTTTCCAAGGTTCTCTCTCCCCTTCGCGCAGTGGTTCGACCCATGTCCGCCAGGTATCAGGGGGTCCTGGGTGTCGGTGCGCATGCGTGAGCTCCAGCTGAGCGAGGCCGGGGCTCCAAGACCCCTGGCGCGAGTGCTGGTGCTTGGGGCCCGGGGAGGGCCGTCGCCATGGCAGCGCCGGCCACGCGGTGAGGGTGCCGCCCTCCCGGCTGGTAGCTCCCGCAGCTTCACTGCCTGCTGGTGGGAACCGTGCGATTCCGCCCCGACTGGGCGCCTGCCGAGTGCCTCACCAGCCAGACGAG CACCCCGTAAAGACTGCCAGGCAATAATGAAGGTTCTTTTACTGAAAGACCCTAAGGAGGACGACTGTGGCCAGGATCCCTACATCAGG GAATTAGGATTATATGGACTCGAAGCCACTTTGATCCCTGTTTTATCATTTGAGTTTTGGTCTCTTCCCAGTTTTTTGGAGAAG CTGTCTCACCCTGAAGGTTACGGGGGCCTCATTTTTACCAGCCCCAGAGCAGTGGAAGCAGTGGAGCTATGTTTGGAGAAAGACAATAAAACCGAAG TCTGGAGAAAGTCTCTGCAAGAAAAATGGAATGCTAAGTCAGTGTATGTGGTGGGAAATGCTACTGCTTCTCTAG tGAATAAAATTGGCCTGCATACAGAAGGAGAAAACTGTGGAAATGCAGAAAAGCTTGCAGAGTACATTTGTTCTA GGGAGTCGTCAGCACTGCCTCTTCTGTTTCCCTGTGGAACCCTCAAAAGAGAAATCCTGCCGAAAATGCTCAAGGACAAAG GGATTCCCGTGGAGAGCTTAACCGTCTACCAGACGATCCCACACCCAGGGATCCAGGGGAACCTCAACAGCTACTATTCCCAGCAG GGCATTCCCGCCAGCATCACGTTTTTCAGTCCCTCTGGCCTGACACACAGTCTCAAGCATATTCAAGAGTTATCTGGTGACAACATTGACCAGATTAAG TTCGTGGCCATTGGGCCCACCACAGCCCACGCCCTGGCCGCGCAGGGCCTGCCCGTGAGCTGCACCGCAGAGAGCCCCACGCCGCAAGCCCTGGCTGCGGGCATCAGGACGGCGCTCCAGTCCCATGGATGCTGA
- the UROS gene encoding uroporphyrinogen-III synthase isoform X4, translating to MSPPFRAHPLQAEGVEGHEEPRSGVSVNPTAPGGFHGLDTLRVKSIWGPIFAFSSSFHPFSAFPRFSLPFAQWFDPCPPGIRGSWVSVRMRELQLSEAGAPRPLARVLVLGARGGPSPWQRRPRGEGAALPAGSSRSFTACWWEPCDSAPTGRLPSASPARRAPRKDCQAIMKVLLLKDPKEDDCGQDPYIRELGLYGLEATLIPVLSFEFWSLPSFLEKLSHPEGYGGLIFTSPRAVEAVELCLEKDNKTEVWRKSLQEKWNAKSVYVVGNATASLVNKIGLHTEGENCGNAEKLAEYICSRESSALPLLFPCGTLKREILPKMLKDKASSTA from the exons ATGAGCCCGCCCTTCCGGGCCCACCCATTACAAGCGGAGGGGGTAGAAGGTCACGAAGAACCTCGGAGCGGAGTCAGCGTCAACCCCACTGCCCCTGGTGGATTCCACGGCCTTGATACCTTAAGAGTCAAGTCAATCTGGGGTCCCatctttgccttttcttcctccttccatccATTCTCAGCCTTTCCAAGGTTCTCTCTCCCCTTCGCGCAGTGGTTCGACCCATGTCCGCCAGGTATCAGGGGGTCCTGGGTGTCGGTGCGCATGCGTGAGCTCCAGCTGAGCGAGGCCGGGGCTCCAAGACCCCTGGCGCGAGTGCTGGTGCTTGGGGCCCGGGGAGGGCCGTCGCCATGGCAGCGCCGGCCACGCGGTGAGGGTGCCGCCCTCCCGGCTGGTAGCTCCCGCAGCTTCACTGCCTGCTGGTGGGAACCGTGCGATTCCGCCCCGACTGGGCGCCTGCCGAGTGCCTCACCAGCCAGACGAG CACCCCGTAAAGACTGCCAGGCAATAATGAAGGTTCTTTTACTGAAAGACCCTAAGGAGGACGACTGTGGCCAGGATCCCTACATCAGG GAATTAGGATTATATGGACTCGAAGCCACTTTGATCCCTGTTTTATCATTTGAGTTTTGGTCTCTTCCCAGTTTTTTGGAGAAG CTGTCTCACCCTGAAGGTTACGGGGGCCTCATTTTTACCAGCCCCAGAGCAGTGGAAGCAGTGGAGCTATGTTTGGAGAAAGACAATAAAACCGAAG TCTGGAGAAAGTCTCTGCAAGAAAAATGGAATGCTAAGTCAGTGTATGTGGTGGGAAATGCTACTGCTTCTCTAG tGAATAAAATTGGCCTGCATACAGAAGGAGAAAACTGTGGAAATGCAGAAAAGCTTGCAGAGTACATTTGTTCTA GGGAGTCGTCAGCACTGCCTCTTCTGTTTCCCTGTGGAACCCTCAAAAGAGAAATCCTGCCGAAAATGCTCAAGGACAAAG CCTCCTCTACCGCGTGA